One genomic window of Solanum dulcamara chromosome 10, daSolDulc1.2, whole genome shotgun sequence includes the following:
- the LOC129871285 gene encoding protein BUNDLE SHEATH DEFECTIVE 2, chloroplastic: MANSLSFTPLSSLNSFNKPGLINGNGNCSGRKIQLIKDVTYNSKSNLRVVEVKAANSDKETKTRSIVCQKCDGNGAVACSQCKGAGVNSVDHFDGRFKAGALCWLCRGKKDILCGDCNGAGFLGGFMSTFDE, from the exons ATGGCAAATTCTCTGTCTTTCACCCCTTTATCTTCATTGAACTCTTTCAATAAAccag GTTTAATTAATGGAAATGGGAATTGCTCTGGAAGAAAGATTCaattgatcaaagatgttaCCTACAACTCCAAGAGTAACTTAAGAGTTGTAGAAGTGAAG GCCGCTAACAGTGataaagaaacaaaaacaagGAGCATAGTCTGTCAAAAGTGTGATGGAAATG GTGCAGTGGCGTGCTCACAATGTAAAGGCGCCGGGGTTAACTCTGTCGATCATTTCGATGGGCGGTTTAAAGCCGGTGCACTATGTTGGCTGTGCAG AGGTAAAAAAGATATATTATGTGGTGACTGCAATGGTGCTGGATTTCTTGGTGGATTTATGAGTACGTTTGATGAGTAG
- the LOC129871121 gene encoding uncharacterized protein LOC129871121, whose protein sequence is MANSWRRNQQIKIFTPKNLLLFFFTSLLLLIFLYLTSQTQQPHNLKPIKSLKNPIFNLPIKPFDCYNSPQAYPVISSLVEGVKYPFLFSLSDFGNLPEKPHKNIQRVLKGKPFRKPDISETVQELLEKMKGKKGIFVDVGANVGMATFAAAVMGFKVLAFEPVFENLQKICEGIYFNRVGELVEVYEAAASDHNGNITFHKLVGRLDNSAVSATGAKLAFKSNEEIEVQVKTIPLDEVIQETERVLLIKIDVQGWEHHVLKGASKLLSRKKDEAPYLIYEEDERLLQASNSSSKEIREFLHSVGYNHCTQHGTDAHCTKTD, encoded by the exons ATGGCAAATTCATGGAGAAGAAACCAACAAATCAAGATCTTCACCCCCAAGAATctccttctcttcttcttcacttctCTGCTTCTCCTCATCTTTCTTTATCTCACATCACAAACCCAACAACCCCACAATCTAAAACCCATCAAATCCCTTAAAAATCCAATTTTTAATCTTCCAATAAAGCCCTTTGATTGTTACAATTCACCTCAAGCTTACCCTGTTATATCTAGTTTAGTTGAAGGTGTGAAATACCCTTTCCTTTTTtcactttcagattttgggaatTTGCCTGAAAAACCCCATAAGAATATTCAGAGGGTACTTAAAGGGAAACCCTTTAGAAAGCCTGATATATCTGAGACTGTACAAGAATTGTTGGAAAAGATGAAGGGTAAAAAAGGGATTTTTGTGGATGTTGGAGCTAATGTAGGAATGGCTACTTTTGCTGCTGCTGTAATGGGGTTTAAAGTTTTGGCCTTTGAACCTGTTTTTGAAAATTTGCAAAAGATTTGTGAAGGTATTTATTTTAATAGAGTTGGAGAGTTAGTTGAGGTTTATGAAGCAGCTGCCTCAGATCATAATGGGAACATTACCTTTCACAAG TTGGTTGGTAGGCTTGACAATAGTGCAGTATCAGCCACTGGCGCCAAGTTGGCTTTTAAGTCGAATGAAGAGATTGAAGTTCAAGTAAAAACTATTCCTCTTGATGAAGTTATCCAAGAAACGGAGCGTGTTCTGCTGATAAAGATAGATGTTCAAGGCTGGGAGCATCATGTACTTAAGGGAGCGTCAAAGTTATTGTCAAGGAAGAAAGATGAAGCGCCTTACCTAATCTATGAGGAAGATGAGCGATTGTTGCAAGCCAGCAATAGCAGCTCCAAGGAAATCCGGGAGTTTCTACACAGTGTGGGCTACAACCATTGCACTCAACATGGTACAGATGCACACTGCACAAAAACAGATTGA
- the LOC129870941 gene encoding polygalacturonase QRT2-like, producing MCCSNSSYTMKTLVLLFILIGLANSRIHSASIFGYAGSFSVLDYGAAADGITDDSQALLNTWNDACSSSAGSPEVIIPSNMIFLLSPVTLKGPCNSENIYFVISGRLVSPSSPSIWKGQDSSQWLAFRDVSGLIVDGSGTIDGQGKSWWDQSCRYHPEMEGCTKLAPTALKFISCTQSSISNMYFANSAQTHILIERCNGFKVDNVMIQSPGNSPNTDGIHIQSSQYVAITNSKISSGDDCISIGDYSSNVQIYNIQCGPGHGISIGSLGKGGNSAQVENIHVNNVFFYGTTNGARIKTWQVGRGFVRDVTFENLEFNSVKNPIIIDQNYCDVRGACKEMATGVQISNVVYQNIFGTSSTDIAINLNCSTSVPCTDITMQLIQLTPATPGRQVKAYCRNANGQEYGIEPGSCLSGV from the exons ATGTGTTGTTCTAATTCTTCATACACTATG aAAACTTTGGTTCTCTTGTTCATTTTAATTGGCTTGGCAAATTCCAGAATACATAGTGCAAGTATATTTGGATATGCAGGAAGTTTTAGTGTCCTGGATTATGGAGCTGCTGCTGATGGCATTACAGATGATTCTCAA gCATTACTTAATACTTGGAATGATGCATGTTCATCATCAGCTGGATCTCCTGAAGTGATTATTCCttcaaatatgatatttttattaagcCCTGTGACACTCAAAGGTCCCTGCAATTCTGAGAACATCTATTTTGTG ATATCCGGTAGACTTGTTTCACCGAGCTCACCTAGTATATGGAAGGGGCAAGACTCGAGTCAGTGGCTGGCTTTCAGAGATGTTAGCGGTCTAATTGTTGATGGCTCAGGAACCATTGATGGTCAAGGAAAAAGCTGGTGGGATCAATCATGTAGATACCACCCTGAAATG gAAGGATGCACAAAATTAGCTCCAACT GCCTTGAAGTTCATTTCTTGCACTCAGAGTTCCATCAGTAACATGTACTTTGCCAACAGTGCCCAAACTCATATACTTATAGAGAGATGCAACGGCTTTAAAGTGGACAATGTAATGATTCAATCTCCAGGAAATAGTCCAAATACTGATGGCATTCATATTCAATCTTCTCAATATGTGGCCATTACAAATTCTAAAATTAGCAGTG GGGATGATTGCATTTCAATTGGAGATTACTCTTCTAATGTCCAAATATACAACATTCAATGTGGACCAGGTCATGGTATAAG TATTGGAAGCTTAGGAAAAGGTGGTAATTCTGCTCAAGTAGAGAACATTCATGTGAACAATGTTTTCTTCTATGGAACTACAAACGGAGCTCGTATCAAGACATGGCAG GTTGGAAGAGGATTCGTCCGAGATGTCACATTTGAGAATCTTGAATTTAACTCCGTCAAGAACCCCATCATAATTGACCAGAATTACTGCGATGTTCGAGGGGCTTGCAAGGAAATG GCAACTGGAGTGCAAATCAGCAATGTTGTTTACCAGAATATATTTGGAACGTCGAGCACAGATATCGCGATCAATTTGAACTGCAGCACGTCAGTTCCATGTACTGATATAACAATGCAGCTTATACAACTAACACCAGCAACACCAGGAAGGCAAGTTAAAGCTTATTGTAGGAATGCTAATGGCCAAGAATATGGAATCGAACCCGGTTCTTGTCTCTCAGGAGTTTGA